Below is a window of Pyrobaculum aerophilum str. IM2 DNA.
GCTCATAATATCTTTTTAATACGCCACTTTTATACATAACTGACATCTGGCGCCTCTCTCCAGACAGCAAGTTAAGGCTCCGGAGGCATTTTTCCGTTCGCCGCGCCTTACTCCCACAACCCTCCTGGGCCTACTACGTAAGGGGAGAAAATTTTTCAAAAAGTTATAATGGAATACTGCAATGGCGAAAAACTTTGTTCACAGACACGCCGCCGTGGAGAGGAGGCCGCTGGGCTTAAACGGCAGAATGCCAAAGGCTGTCATCTGCTTTAAGCTGGGCGGGGAGGAGGTGGCGCACATAAGCACGAATTGGATTGGCAGGGCGTTACAAGCTCAATTCGTTAGCTCCCGTGAAGACGTCAAGCGCCTGGCCGCTGTAATCAAGGCGTTTGGAGACTTGGCGGGGGATAAACCGATAGGCGCTGGATGGGCAGTTAAGCTCTACGCTGACGGCAAGAAGCCTATCAGCGAAGACAGATCTAAACAGGGGAACATAGAGACAAGTCCCAACGCCGCCGAATTCGCCAGCGCGGAGTATTCAGTTAATTGTAGAGGCGGCTATATAGACCAATGGAGAAGGGGAAAGCCTAAAGCTCAGTATAGCTCTACGTAATAAATCCGTATGTTCTTATATAGTCTGAAGTGCGATGTTGAAAAGGCCAGGGAGGTCCTTGATGGGGTCTATAAGGTGGTGGAGCTTGGCGGCGCCGTGAGGCTGGTGGAGAGCTTCATCGCCTTCTACGCGGGGGATATGCCGCTGTGTATGTACAAGAGCTGGAGAATGACTTATGCCGACGTCTCACAACTGGGCTTGGCCAAGGCGGAGGTCCTCGTGAGGAAGGAGGGGCTGTTAATTAGGCTCGTAAGGCCGGACGAGAAGCTGGGGCTTCCGGAGCTGGTAGAGGGCAGTCCCTTCGTAATACACGCAATGGATGTTAATGAAAGCGGCGTGATATACCGCGTGTTTAGAATTGGGGGATACGTGGAGCTGGTGGCCAAGGGAGTCGCTGGTAGCATAAAGGAGGCCTTCCACCCCAAAAGGGGAGTTAACATCTTAATCGTCGATTTACCCCTCATGCCTAAATTCCAGCCCCTCTTTAACGAGGTGATAGAGCTGTCCAGAGAACACTACGTAGAGCTACACACGACAATGATTTCAGACGTGTGCCCTTTGTGCGGCGGCAGGAT
It encodes the following:
- a CDS encoding PaRep2b protein codes for the protein MAKNFVHRHAAVERRPLGLNGRMPKAVICFKLGGEEVAHISTNWIGRALQAQFVSSREDVKRLAAVIKAFGDLAGDKPIGAGWAVKLYADGKKPISEDRSKQGNIETSPNAAEFASAEYSVNCRGGYIDQWRRGKPKAQYSST
- a CDS encoding zinc ribbon domain-containing protein, producing MFLYSLKCDVEKAREVLDGVYKVVELGGAVRLVESFIAFYAGDMPLCMYKSWRMTYADVSQLGLAKAEVLVRKEGLLIRLVRPDEKLGLPELVEGSPFVIHAMDVNESGVIYRVFRIGGYVELVAKGVAGSIKEAFHPKRGVNILIVDLPLMPKFQPLFNEVIELSREHYVELHTTMISDVCPLCGGRMEKRGRLVRCPTCKIQLNRDVNAVWALARNIVRRLGREQQLAELREIFRLYYPNV